From the genome of Alphaproteobacteria bacterium CG11_big_fil_rev_8_21_14_0_20_39_49:
ACATATATGGAATCGGATTTACAACTTCTCGTAAAATCCTTGATTCGTTAGGAATTGAAAATTCAACAAGAGTGCATCAGTTAACCGATGCCGAGGCAATAAAGATACGTGAGTATATAGATGAGAACTACGATGTGGAAGGTGAGCTTCGTAGTAAGGTCGCTTTTAACATAAAACAGCTAATGGATCTGGGAAGCTATAAAGGTCTTCGTCAC
Proteins encoded in this window:
- a CDS encoding 30S ribosomal protein S13, translated to MARIAGVNLPSQKRIDVALTYIYGIGFTTSRKILDSLGIENSTRVHQLTDAEAIKIREYIDENYDVEGELRSKVAFNIKQLMDLGSYKGLRHRRRLPVRGQRTHTNARTRKGKAVAIAGKKK